The following are encoded together in the Mesoterricola sediminis genome:
- a CDS encoding Rne/Rng family ribonuclease, translated as MLINATDSEEIRVATLVDGVLSDFDIEFVHNEKIKGNIYKAKVVRVDQSLQAAFIHYGGQKNGFLPIGELPRDLVSPDGRRGRIQDLLNRDQEIMVQAVREEMGSKGAMMTAQISLPGRYLVLTPGNPTNGISRKIESREEREHFKKLIDELEIPRSFGVIVRTASLGVTKEDFQRDLDYLLDTYKEVQARYKHRHGPGLVWQEDDVVTRTLRDTFSKDVEEVHIDDLETFHAAQGFFKRTMPQHLGVLKHYLGKKPLFSKYATEEQIDRIYGRKVPLPSGGALVIDQTEALVAIDVNSGKTSGDNVEDMAFKTNMEAAEEAARQLRLRDLAGLVVIDFIDMKREGNNRAVMERLVQCLEEDKARMEVGKINRFGVLVMTRQRLRPSLQNVTHETCPTCQGTGKVKSLEALVLSVVRRLKAILSRDAIAEIRVKLAPAIALAVLNQKRKDLAELEDLHDARIVIVAEGGMPYGEMAAEIERAEEEPAEKAPARQERRADPEDETVVLGGDSPISFEKALGGEESRKGRVREALPAAEAPAEIRYDRRDAQRAALEERERLRALFESAKPEDEAPEAAAGPAPETGKASGGRRRGRGRGKGDAPRAEATAPVPAAAEPAPVPPVPVPAPEPVFVSAPVAPEPEPGTPEPPPLLLTADLVADLLTPAPRPKFKRAEEAAPAPEAAPAAPAKAKAKPGRKPKVAVETTEAEAVEAPAKPKAKPGRKPKAAAEATEPAAEVKATPKPRTRKK; from the coding sequence ATGCTCATCAATGCCACGGACTCGGAAGAGATCCGTGTCGCGACCCTCGTGGACGGGGTGCTGTCCGACTTCGACATCGAGTTCGTCCACAACGAGAAGATCAAGGGGAACATCTACAAGGCCAAGGTGGTCCGGGTGGACCAGAGCCTCCAGGCCGCCTTCATCCACTACGGTGGCCAGAAGAACGGGTTCCTTCCCATCGGCGAGCTCCCCCGCGACCTGGTGAGCCCCGACGGCCGCCGCGGACGCATCCAGGACCTGCTGAACCGGGACCAGGAGATCATGGTCCAGGCCGTCCGCGAGGAGATGGGGTCCAAGGGCGCCATGATGACGGCCCAGATCTCCCTTCCCGGCCGCTACCTGGTGCTCACCCCCGGCAACCCCACCAACGGCATCAGCCGCAAGATCGAGAGCCGCGAGGAGCGGGAGCACTTCAAGAAGCTCATCGACGAGCTGGAGATCCCCCGCAGCTTCGGCGTCATCGTGCGCACCGCCAGCCTCGGCGTGACCAAGGAGGACTTCCAGCGCGACCTGGACTACCTCCTGGACACCTACAAGGAGGTCCAGGCCCGCTACAAGCACCGCCACGGCCCCGGCCTCGTCTGGCAGGAGGACGACGTCGTCACCCGCACCCTCCGCGACACCTTCTCCAAGGACGTGGAGGAGGTCCACATCGACGACCTGGAGACCTTCCACGCCGCCCAGGGCTTCTTCAAGCGCACCATGCCCCAGCACCTGGGGGTCCTCAAGCACTACCTGGGCAAGAAGCCCCTCTTCTCCAAGTACGCCACCGAGGAGCAGATCGACCGCATCTACGGCCGCAAGGTGCCCCTCCCCAGCGGCGGCGCCCTGGTCATCGACCAGACCGAGGCCCTGGTGGCCATCGACGTGAACTCCGGCAAGACCTCCGGCGACAACGTGGAGGACATGGCCTTCAAGACCAACATGGAGGCCGCCGAGGAGGCCGCGCGCCAGCTCCGCCTCCGCGACTTGGCCGGCCTCGTGGTCATCGATTTCATCGACATGAAGCGCGAGGGCAACAACCGCGCCGTCATGGAGCGCCTCGTCCAGTGCCTGGAGGAGGACAAGGCCCGCATGGAGGTCGGCAAGATCAACCGCTTCGGCGTGCTGGTCATGACCCGCCAGCGCCTGCGGCCCAGCCTCCAGAACGTCACCCACGAGACCTGCCCCACCTGCCAGGGCACGGGCAAGGTCAAGAGCCTCGAGGCCCTCGTCCTCAGCGTCGTCCGCCGCCTCAAGGCCATCCTGAGCCGGGACGCCATCGCCGAGATCCGCGTCAAGCTGGCGCCGGCCATCGCCCTGGCCGTCCTGAACCAGAAGCGCAAGGACCTGGCCGAGCTGGAGGACCTGCACGACGCCCGCATCGTCATCGTGGCCGAGGGCGGCATGCCCTACGGCGAGATGGCGGCGGAGATCGAGCGCGCCGAGGAGGAGCCCGCCGAGAAGGCTCCCGCCCGCCAGGAACGCCGGGCCGACCCCGAGGACGAGACCGTCGTCCTGGGCGGCGACAGCCCCATCTCCTTCGAGAAGGCCCTCGGGGGCGAGGAGTCCCGCAAGGGCCGCGTCCGGGAGGCCCTGCCGGCCGCCGAGGCCCCGGCCGAGATCCGCTACGACCGCCGCGACGCCCAGCGCGCCGCCCTGGAGGAGCGGGAGCGCCTGCGCGCCCTCTTCGAGAGCGCCAAGCCCGAGGATGAGGCCCCCGAGGCCGCCGCCGGACCCGCCCCCGAAACGGGCAAGGCCTCCGGCGGCCGCCGCCGCGGCCGTGGCCGCGGCAAGGGCGACGCCCCCCGCGCCGAGGCGACCGCCCCGGTTCCGGCCGCCGCCGAGCCGGCCCCCGTGCCGCCGGTGCCGGTCCCCGCCCCCGAGCCCGTCTTCGTCTCCGCCCCCGTCGCGCCCGAACCCGAGCCCGGGACCCCCGAGCCGCCCCCCCTCCTGCTCACCGCCGACCTGGTGGCCGACCTCCTGACCCCCGCGCCGCGCCCCAAGTTCAAGCGCGCCGAGGAGGCCGCCCCCGCCCCCGAGGCGGCGCCCGCCGCCCCCGCCAAGGCCAAGGCCAAGCCCGGCCGCAAGCCCAAGGTCGCCGTCGAGACGACCGAGGCTGAGGCCGTCGAGGCGCCCGCGAAGCCCAAGGCCAAGCCCGGCCGCAAGCCCAAGGCCGCCGCTGAAGCGACGGAGCCTGCCGCCGAGGTGAAGGCCACCCCCAAGCCCCGTACCCGCAAGAAATAG
- a CDS encoding ZIP family metal transporter: MPFDHLYWLAPMAALATLLGGWLVVRFLQGRGSLMRHMSGVAAGYLMSVTLVRVLPESVEQGGEAMALWAVAGFFLIHLLEHGISPHFHYGEESHSHHGTPLTGILALLGLSLHSFMDGMSITAAQHTQSGLGLMVFTGVLLHRIPEGATISSIFLVRGFGNRKALIAAGVLALAALLGSMGQHYLNIRLGPVLGLTGGLSLYVACSDLLPEAQKEKGWKSTAGLAVGILLFMAILHLAPHQHHGS, encoded by the coding sequence TTGCCCTTCGACCACCTCTACTGGCTGGCCCCCATGGCCGCCCTCGCCACCCTGCTCGGGGGGTGGTTGGTCGTCCGCTTCCTCCAGGGCCGGGGCAGCCTCATGCGGCACATGTCCGGCGTCGCCGCCGGCTACCTGATGTCGGTGACCCTGGTCCGCGTCCTGCCCGAGAGCGTGGAGCAGGGGGGCGAGGCCATGGCCCTCTGGGCCGTGGCCGGCTTCTTCCTGATCCACCTCCTGGAGCACGGGATCAGCCCCCACTTCCATTACGGGGAGGAGTCCCACAGCCACCACGGCACCCCCCTCACCGGCATCCTGGCCCTCCTGGGCCTGTCCCTGCACAGCTTCATGGACGGCATGTCCATCACCGCCGCCCAGCACACCCAGAGCGGGCTGGGGCTGATGGTGTTCACCGGGGTCCTGCTGCACCGGATCCCGGAAGGGGCCACCATCTCCTCGATCTTCCTCGTGCGGGGCTTCGGCAACCGCAAGGCCCTCATCGCCGCCGGCGTCCTGGCCCTCGCGGCCCTGCTCGGCTCCATGGGGCAGCACTACCTGAACATCCGCCTGGGTCCCGTGCTGGGACTCACCGGCGGCCTGAGCCTCTATGTCGCCTGTTCGGACCTCCTCCCGGAGGCCCAGAAGGAAAAAGGGTGGAAGAGCACGGCCGGCCTCGCTGTGGGCATCCTATTGTTCATGGCCATCCTGCACCTGGCCCCGCATCAACACCATGGCTCATGA
- a CDS encoding LPS-assembly protein LptD, translating to MAHEPAALPRLTAILCAACAAWGQGALPPLPPPVPDLGAPTPGELLPLRPLPVEEGREGSVRIRYWGRNVQESPTGWTLEDGAVESPDLLLLADRITYATATGEVVAEGHIRMEGPGLRLRCERLRMAWKEKVGEAWALDMELPPSWYLKSRKVTFNTLKHWDFDQVELSPCPQERPGWKAQVTRLTVDLDRYATLRNLWIWVGGVPTPYFLPWAVYPAKAERTSGLLPFSLSFSGPMGASVQVPYYQVLGDAADLTVTPEYFTRQGVLLGAEGRWNPLPTHQGSFTGQFIRQRTDDARRYQFSFKEVWQREDGWQLAADVNRASDQLLEADYGQGMARLGGTPFDSAFYVGRAFPWASFSLTASEQKTFFNTSDSPLFNPNFPSSLNRQVLPSLQVSVYPVPLAAFYLDGGLRTGRMTYKLDLAPENAAEIPNDTYAWRRDDAFVRFYGRLGQWGPLRADVETLGRYTRYSHSLGTSLFDVGNASSGNLALTASPFVVDAQAEDRLLGSARLLLSGPPFGRSWDRVSLLGYTGELKHVLSPYFAVTVNSRSATDARIPHFDDVDAQPGVAGSAAGERSLELGVKQHFLGRPGPTASFLDLVRWRVSAKYHMTPILLNDGRVLKGWATVDNDIDVEPSDRLRISFRRSSDIADSDADQSLSADYRAGDGTRFRLAYFSTGINRLLVKQKGIQLGGLKRLWGDTLRLEFQANYDFKNRQFAGSQVAIAHITPCVATSLRFSHIGLNIPGSVTKEDRLDLVLTLRGLGDLGKFTF from the coding sequence ATGGCTCATGAACCGGCGGCGCTTCCAAGGCTGACGGCGATCCTCTGCGCGGCCTGCGCCGCCTGGGGGCAGGGCGCCCTGCCGCCCCTTCCTCCGCCTGTCCCGGACCTGGGGGCCCCCACCCCCGGCGAGCTCCTGCCCCTCCGCCCCCTTCCCGTCGAGGAGGGGCGCGAGGGGTCGGTGCGCATCCGCTACTGGGGCCGCAACGTCCAGGAGAGCCCCACGGGGTGGACCCTGGAGGACGGGGCGGTGGAGAGCCCGGATCTGCTCCTGCTGGCCGACCGCATCACCTACGCCACCGCCACCGGCGAGGTGGTGGCCGAGGGCCACATCCGCATGGAGGGCCCCGGCCTGCGCCTGCGCTGCGAGCGCCTGCGCATGGCCTGGAAGGAGAAGGTGGGCGAGGCCTGGGCCCTGGACATGGAACTGCCCCCGTCCTGGTACCTCAAGAGCCGGAAGGTGACCTTCAACACCCTCAAGCACTGGGACTTCGACCAGGTGGAGCTGAGCCCCTGCCCCCAGGAGCGGCCCGGCTGGAAGGCGCAGGTCACGCGCCTCACCGTCGACCTGGACCGCTACGCCACCCTCCGGAACCTGTGGATCTGGGTGGGCGGCGTGCCCACCCCCTACTTCCTGCCCTGGGCCGTGTACCCCGCCAAGGCGGAGCGCACGTCGGGCCTCCTCCCCTTCAGCCTCTCCTTTTCCGGCCCCATGGGCGCCTCCGTCCAGGTGCCCTACTACCAGGTCCTGGGCGACGCCGCCGACCTGACCGTCACCCCCGAGTACTTCACCCGCCAGGGGGTGCTCCTGGGCGCGGAGGGCCGGTGGAACCCCCTGCCCACGCACCAGGGCAGCTTCACCGGGCAGTTCATCCGCCAGCGCACCGATGACGCGCGGCGCTACCAGTTCAGCTTCAAGGAGGTCTGGCAGCGGGAGGACGGCTGGCAGCTCGCGGCCGATGTGAACCGGGCCTCGGACCAGTTGCTGGAGGCCGACTACGGCCAGGGCATGGCCCGCCTGGGCGGCACCCCCTTCGACAGCGCCTTCTACGTGGGCCGGGCCTTCCCCTGGGCCAGCTTCTCCCTGACGGCCTCCGAGCAGAAGACCTTCTTCAACACCTCCGATTCGCCGCTCTTCAACCCCAACTTCCCCAGTTCCCTCAACCGCCAGGTGCTCCCCAGCCTCCAGGTCTCCGTGTACCCGGTTCCCCTGGCCGCCTTCTACCTGGACGGGGGCCTGCGCACGGGCCGCATGACCTACAAGCTGGACCTGGCGCCCGAGAACGCCGCCGAGATCCCCAATGACACGTACGCCTGGCGCCGGGACGACGCCTTCGTGCGCTTCTACGGGCGCCTGGGCCAGTGGGGCCCCCTGCGCGCGGACGTGGAGACCCTGGGCCGCTACACCCGTTACTCCCACTCCCTGGGCACCTCCCTCTTCGACGTGGGGAACGCCTCCAGCGGGAACCTGGCCCTCACCGCCAGCCCCTTCGTGGTGGACGCCCAGGCCGAGGACCGGCTGCTGGGCTCGGCCCGCCTCCTGCTGTCCGGCCCGCCCTTCGGGCGATCCTGGGACCGGGTGTCGCTCCTGGGCTACACCGGGGAACTCAAGCACGTCCTCAGCCCCTACTTCGCCGTCACCGTCAACTCCCGCAGCGCCACGGACGCCCGCATCCCCCACTTCGACGATGTGGACGCCCAGCCCGGCGTGGCCGGGAGCGCCGCCGGGGAGCGGAGCCTGGAACTGGGGGTGAAGCAGCACTTCCTGGGCCGTCCCGGCCCCACCGCCTCCTTCCTGGACCTGGTGCGCTGGCGCGTGTCCGCCAAGTACCACATGACCCCCATCCTCCTCAACGACGGCCGCGTCCTGAAGGGGTGGGCCACCGTCGACAACGACATCGACGTCGAGCCCAGCGACCGCCTCCGCATCAGCTTCCGCCGCAGCTCGGACATCGCCGACAGCGACGCCGACCAGTCCCTGTCCGCCGACTACCGGGCCGGGGACGGCACCCGGTTCCGGCTGGCCTACTTCTCCACCGGCATCAACCGCCTCCTGGTCAAGCAGAAGGGCATCCAGCTCGGCGGCCTCAAGCGCCTGTGGGGGGACACCCTCCGCCTGGAATTCCAGGCCAACTACGACTTCAAGAACCGCCAGTTCGCGGGGAGCCAGGTGGCCATCGCCCACATCACCCCCTGCGTGGCCACCTCGCTCCGCTTCTCCCACATCGGCCTCAACATCCCCGGCTCCGTCACCAAGGAGGACCGCCTGGACCTCGTCCTGACCCTGCGGGGCCTGGGCGACCTGGGCAAGTTCACCTTCTGA
- a CDS encoding sigma-54 interaction domain-containing protein: MRRLRSLLEALLAEMDGAPDRGALAPVLEAPRNAADAPDGGAWAAALAQARAEVERLRRELEAERTLVPLGAPPAPTPEGLIGASPALAEVFARLEAVAARDTTVLLLGETGTGKGLLARAIHARSPRRDRPLVYVNCTALPANLIESELFGREKGAFTGASAQQIGRFELADKGTLFLDEVGDLPLELQAKLLHVLQEKEFCRLGNPRPIRVDARILAATNRDLQEEMARGRFREDLYYRLHIFPILLPPLRQRREDIPRLAAAFVDRFARAAGKEIRTIPEGTLARLMAYPWPGNIRELENVLERAVLTSPGDTLRVADRLEPAAAPEGRPFPTLAELERTHILQALERAGGRIDGPGGAADLLGLHPSTLRGRMRKAGIPRARPGLAPGVGLRR, encoded by the coding sequence GTGAGGCGCCTGCGTTCCCTGCTCGAGGCCCTCCTCGCGGAGATGGACGGCGCGCCGGACCGGGGGGCCCTGGCGCCGGTCCTGGAGGCGCCCCGGAACGCGGCGGACGCCCCCGACGGGGGCGCCTGGGCCGCGGCCCTGGCCCAGGCCCGGGCCGAGGTGGAGCGCCTCCGGCGCGAACTGGAAGCGGAGCGGACCCTGGTGCCCCTGGGGGCGCCCCCGGCCCCCACGCCGGAGGGGCTCATCGGGGCGAGCCCGGCCCTGGCCGAGGTCTTCGCCCGGCTGGAAGCGGTGGCGGCCCGGGACACGACGGTCCTCCTCCTGGGGGAGACCGGCACGGGCAAGGGCCTCCTGGCCCGGGCCATCCACGCGCGGAGCCCCCGGCGGGACCGGCCCCTGGTCTACGTCAACTGCACGGCGCTGCCGGCCAACCTCATCGAGAGCGAGCTCTTCGGCCGGGAGAAGGGGGCCTTCACGGGGGCCAGCGCCCAGCAGATCGGCCGCTTTGAACTCGCCGACAAGGGCACCCTCTTCCTGGACGAGGTGGGGGACCTGCCCCTGGAACTCCAGGCCAAGCTGCTGCACGTGCTCCAGGAGAAGGAGTTCTGCCGACTGGGCAACCCGCGGCCCATCCGGGTGGACGCGCGCATCCTGGCCGCCACCAACCGGGACCTGCAGGAGGAGATGGCCCGGGGCCGCTTCCGGGAGGACCTCTACTACCGCCTCCACATCTTCCCCATCCTCCTCCCGCCCCTGCGCCAGCGCCGGGAGGACATCCCCCGGCTGGCGGCGGCCTTCGTGGACCGGTTCGCCCGGGCCGCGGGCAAGGAGATCCGGACGATCCCGGAGGGCACCCTGGCGCGGCTGATGGCCTACCCCTGGCCCGGCAACATCCGGGAGCTGGAGAACGTCCTGGAGCGGGCGGTGCTCACCTCCCCCGGGGACACCCTGCGGGTGGCGGACCGCCTGGAGCCGGCCGCGGCGCCGGAGGGGCGCCCCTTCCCCACCCTCGCGGAGCTGGAACGGACCCACATCCTCCAGGCCCTTGAGCGGGCCGGAGGGCGCATCGACGGGCCCGGCGGCGCCGCGGACCTGCTCGGCCTCCACCCCAGCACCCTCCGGGGGCGCATGCGCAAGGCCGGCATCCCCCGCGCCCGGCCCGGCCTGGCGCCGGGCGTCGGGCTCAGAAGGTGA
- a CDS encoding outer membrane beta-barrel protein: protein MYRRLLAVSLLGSTLAFAAQGDQWLVLKGAYTRFDNSVHLKEQGGLGIGYGSWLTDNVGLDFSLIRSDLKSDLPTATGSGTQHQLLGSVLIGFHPEGYRAFPYFSAGIGGTRIDRPFSGSDHDTTRLSYHAGLGAQFRVGSWGTLTLDSKYVRTQALVARNDWVTTVGFGFGWGNGPR from the coding sequence ATGTACCGACGTCTACTCGCTGTTTCCCTCCTCGGGAGCACCCTCGCGTTCGCGGCCCAGGGTGACCAGTGGCTGGTCCTGAAGGGCGCCTACACGCGGTTCGACAACAGCGTCCACCTCAAGGAGCAGGGAGGGCTCGGGATCGGGTACGGCAGCTGGCTCACCGACAACGTGGGCCTGGACTTCTCCCTGATCCGGAGCGACCTCAAGTCCGACCTGCCCACCGCCACGGGGAGCGGCACCCAGCACCAGCTCCTGGGCAGCGTCCTCATCGGCTTCCATCCCGAGGGGTACCGGGCCTTCCCCTACTTCTCGGCGGGCATCGGGGGCACCCGCATCGACCGGCCCTTCTCGGGCTCGGACCACGACACCACGCGCCTCAGCTACCACGCGGGGCTGGGCGCCCAGTTCCGCGTGGGGTCCTGGGGCACCCTGACCCTGGACTCCAAGTACGTGCGCACCCAGGCGCTGGTGGCCCGCAACGACTGGGTGACCACCGTGGGCTTCGGCTTCGGCTGGGGGAACGGGCCCCGATAG